In Rhododendron vialii isolate Sample 1 chromosome 9a, ASM3025357v1, the following are encoded in one genomic region:
- the LOC131300737 gene encoding chaperone protein dnaJ 15-like produces MGGSKMEGGSKTEGTSAPAPAPALRRDPYEVLSVTRDSTDQEIKTAYRKLALKYHPDKNVNNPEASEHFKEVAYSYSILSDPEKRRQFDNAGFEALDAEGMDMEIDLSNLGTVNTMFAALFSKLGVPIKTTISANVLEEALNGTVTVRPLPIGTSVSGKVEKQCAHFFGVTISEEQAESGIVIRVTSAAQSKFKLLYFEQDANGGYGLGLQEDSEKTGKVTSAGMYFLHFQVYRMDSTVNALAMAKDPEAAFFKKLEGLQPCEVSELKPGTHIFAVYGDNFFKTASYTIEAVCAKSYEDTTNKLKEIEAQILRKRTDLRQFETEYRKALARFQEVTNRYSQEKQSVDELLKQRDSIHSSFTIARSVVISGGSGTHVSNGSFSSSSSTSKVPGEDFKPESPGEDGSSDGKDKSSRKKWFNLNLKGSDKKVG; encoded by the exons ATGGGCGGTTCGAAAATGGAAGGCGGTTCGAAAACGGAAGGGACCTCGGCCCCGGCCCCGGCCCCAGCCCTTCGTCGAGACCCATATGAGGTTTTATCGGTTACTAGAGATTCAACTGACCAAGAGATAAAAACTGCTTATAGAAAGCTTGCTCTCAA GTACCATCCCGACAAAAATGTTAATAATCCCGAAGCTTCAGAGCATTTCAAGGAGGTTGCATACTCTTATAGCATCTTATCTGATCCAGAGAAAAGAAGGCAATTTGATAATGCTGGGTTTGAG GCTCTTGATGCTGAGGGCATGGATATGGAGATTGATCTTTCCAACCTTGGCACGGTTAACACAATGTTTGCAGCATTATTCAg caaGCTAGGTGTCCCTATCAAGACTACTATTTCTGCTAATGTCCTTGAAGAAGCTTTAAATGGAACTGTCACAGTCAGGCCTCTCCCAATTGGAACATCAGTTAGTGGAAAG GTAGAAAAGCAATGTGCCCACTTCTTTGGTGTAACTATTAGTGAGGAACAAGCTGAGTCAGGAATTGTGATTAGAGTCACTTCGGCTGCTCAGAGCAAATTTAAG CTGCTTTATTTTGAACAAGATGCCAATGGTGGATATGGATTGGGTTTACAG GAAGATAGTGAGAAGACTGGTAAAGTGACTTCTGCTGGGATGTATTTCTTACATTTTCAAGTGTACAGAATGGATTCCACTGTGAATGCG TTAGCCATGGCGAAGGACCCTGAAGCTGCTTTTTTCAAAAAGCTGGAAGGCCTTCAACCTTGTGAAGTCTCGGAACTAAAACCTGGCACTCACATATTCGCTGTTTATG GCGATAACTTCTTTAAAACTGCTTCCTACACGATCGAGGCTGTATGTGCAAAGTCATATGAGGATACAACAAATAAGCTCAAGGAGATTGAGGCTCAGATTCTGAGGAAGAGAACGGACCTACGCCAATTCGAGACGGAATACAGAAAG GCACTGGCACGATTTCAGGAAGTGACCAATAGATACAGCCAGGAAAAGCAGTCT GTTGATGAGCTGCTGAAACAGCGAGACAGCATCCACTCCTCATTCACCATAGCCAGGTCCGTCGTCATCAGTGGCGGGAGTGGCACTCATGTTAGTAACGGAAGTTTTAGTAGCAGCAGTAGTACTAGTAAAGTTCCAGGTGAAGATTTTAAACCCGAGAGCCCAGGGGAAGATGGAAGCTCGGACGGGAAGGATAAATCCTCGAGGAAGAAATGGTTCAATCTTAACCTGAAAGGATCTGATAAAAAGGTGGGTTAA
- the LOC131301478 gene encoding rust resistance kinase Lr10-like encodes MFKYRHRISAILNPAAYDGENHMTGIEINAKEFVKTYQSTLVTNYSYSDIKKMTTGFKEKLGEGGYGTVYKGRLSDGRLIAVKLLENYKDKGQNFLNEVTTIGRIHHVNVIRLLGFCWDGSKQALIYEYMPNKSLGDQMFQGERSVSLGLAKLLEIAIGVAHGIEYLHNGCDSRILHLDIKPQNVLLDQNFNPKISDFGLAKVYSRNRSAITMTGARGTIGYIAPEIFLRNLGNPSHKSDVYSFGMLLLEMIGVSKRVEVKPDVNTSSSEAYFPGWVYDRLIEEKEMDLERGDSIVGEEVFIARKMVMVGLWCIQMNPKDRPSMTRVVEMLCGDMEAIEMPPKPLFFSPPRVHVEQEITSLESETSELPLTSEVVVRSHDN; translated from the coding sequence ATGTTCAAATACAGACACAGAATTTCAGCAATCCTCAACCCAGCAGCATATGATGGCGAGAATCATATGACCGGAATAGAAATAAATGCGAAGGAGTTTGTTAAGACCTATCAATCAACCTTAGTGACGAACTACTCATACAGTGATATAAAGAAGATGACTACCGGGTTCAAGGAAAAACTAGGGGAAGGCGGCTATGGCACCGTCTACAAGGGAAGATTGTCTGATGGTCGGCTCATTGCTGTAAAATTGCTTGAGAATTACAAAGACAAGGGCCAAAATTTCCTTAATGAAGTCACCACCATCGGTAGGATCCACCACGTTAATGTCATTCGTTTATTGGGTTTCTGTTGGGATGGCTCAAAGCAAGCTCTTATTTACGAGTACATGCCCAATAAATCACTAGGGGATCAAATGTTCCAAGGGGAAAGAAGCGTTTCATTAGGATTGGCGAAGTTGCTTGAAATTGCAATAGGAGTTGCACATGGAATAGAGTACTTGCACAACGGTTGCGACTCGCGAATCTTGCATCTTGACATAAAGCCTCAAAATGTGTTGCTGGACCAGAATTTCAACCCCAAAATCTCAGATTTTGGATTGGCAAAGGTGTATTCTCGAAATCGAAGTGCAATTACGATGACTGGAGCAAGAGGAACCATTGGCTACATCGCTCCAGAGATATTCTTGAGAAATCTTGGGAATCCTTCTCACAAATCGGATGTTTATAGCTTTGGAATGCTGCTGTTAGAGATGATTGGTGTGAGTAAGCGTGTCGAAGTCAAACCAGATGTGAACACTTCTAGCAGCGAAGCGTACTTTCCTGGTTGGGTTTATGACAGGTTGATTGAAGAGAAGGAAATGGATCTTGAACGTGGAGATTCTATCGTGGGAGAGGAAGTGTTTATAGCAAGGAAGATGGTTATGGTAGGCTTATGGTGCATCCAAATGAATCCTAAAGATCGACCATCCATGACGCGAGTGGTGGAAATGTTGTGCGGCGATATGGAAGCCATAGAAATGCCTCCGAaacctctcttcttttctcctccTCGTGTGCATGTTGAGCAGGAGATTACGTCCCTGGAGAGTGAGACTAGTGAATTGCCCCTTACAAGTGAAGTGGTAGTCAGGAGCCATGACAACTAA
- the LOC131299762 gene encoding rust resistance kinase Lr10-like translates to MQLRHRLQGKILLHVRFIAARDLQRQPPKFLSKVATICRIHRVNDIRCCVYAGMAQRSISLRLGKLLEIAIGVAHGIEYLHDGCDSRILHCDIKPQNLLLVLNFNPNISDFELAKVFYRIQKCSYTMTRARGPHWLHCSRDILEKSWKSFL, encoded by the coding sequence ATGCAGCTACGGCACCGTCTACAAGGGAAGATATTGCTTCATGTTCGGTTCATTGCTGCTCGAGATTTACAAAGACAACCACCAAAATTCCTTAGCAAAGTCGCCACCATTTGTAGGATCCATCGCGTTAATGATATTCGTTGTTGTGTTTATGCTGGGATGGCTCAAAGAAGCATTTCATTAAGATTGGGAAAGTTACTTGAAATTGCGATAGGAGTTGCTCATGGAATTGAGTATTTGCACGATGGTTGTGATTCACGAATCCTGCATTGTGACATAAAGCCTCAAAATTTATTGCTGGTCTTGAATTTCAACCCAAACATCTCAGATTTTGAGTTGGCCAAAGTGTTTTATCGAATTCAAAAGTGCAGTTACACGATGACTAGAGCAAGAGGACCCCATTGGCTACATTGCTCCAGAGATATTCTTGAGAAATCTTGGAAATCCTTCCTATGA